A single region of the Streptomyces caelestis genome encodes:
- a CDS encoding class I SAM-dependent methyltransferase codes for MTTHPSAPHPAGAETTPKPPTTEPPTRSARAHSFNTAAAQYAANRPSYPPALFDAVEALAGRPLPGSRVADIGAGTGIATALLQARGANVIAVEPGDGMAARFRSTLPAIPIIRGTGDDLPLADASLDLVTYAQAWHWTDPARSVPEALRVLRPGGALALWWNTDALDVPWIAEAAARTERHFGIDVAAEKRNVNARAADPTGRLDFTRRTVRWSRRIPVDTHLANIGSHSVFLVHDEEHTAAFLAEEREHLLKTFPDGVVEEVYEVVLLLAKTPA; via the coding sequence ATGACCACACACCCTTCCGCCCCCCATCCCGCCGGAGCCGAAACCACCCCCAAGCCCCCGACCACCGAACCCCCCACCCGCAGCGCCCGCGCCCACTCCTTCAACACCGCCGCAGCCCAGTACGCGGCCAACCGCCCCTCCTACCCCCCAGCCCTCTTCGACGCGGTAGAAGCCCTGGCCGGCCGGCCCCTCCCCGGCTCCCGCGTCGCGGACATCGGCGCCGGCACCGGCATAGCCACCGCCCTCCTCCAGGCACGAGGCGCGAACGTCATCGCCGTAGAACCCGGCGACGGCATGGCGGCCCGGTTCCGCAGCACCCTCCCCGCCATCCCGATCATCCGCGGCACCGGCGACGACCTCCCCCTCGCCGACGCCTCCCTCGACCTCGTCACCTACGCCCAGGCCTGGCACTGGACCGACCCCGCCCGATCCGTCCCGGAGGCCCTCCGCGTCCTGCGCCCCGGCGGCGCCCTCGCGCTCTGGTGGAACACCGACGCCCTCGACGTGCCGTGGATCGCCGAGGCCGCCGCCCGCACAGAGCGCCACTTCGGCATCGACGTCGCGGCAGAGAAGCGGAACGTCAACGCCCGCGCCGCCGACCCCACCGGCCGCCTCGACTTCACCCGCCGCACGGTTCGCTGGAGCCGCCGCATCCCCGTCGACACCCACCTCGCCAACATCGGCAGCCACTCGGTGTTCCTCGTACACGACGAGGAACACACCGCGGCCTTCTTGGCCGAGGAACGCGAGCACCTTCTCAAGACCTTCCCGGACGGCGTCGTCGAGGAGGTCTACGAGGTAGTCCTCCTCCTCGCGAAGACTCCCGCTTGA
- a CDS encoding Ppx/GppA phosphatase family protein — translation MRLGVLDVGSNTVHLLVVDAHSGACPLPAHSHKAELRLAQLLDDDGAIGPQGVDRLVSVVQESLQAAEDKGVEDLLTFATSAVREARNADDVLARVRTETGVELQVLTGEEEARLTFLAARRWFGWSAGKLLVLDIGGGSLEIAYGIDEEPDAAASLPLGAGRLTAGWLPGDPPAPDDVRALRRHVRTEVARTVGEFSRFGPPDRVVATSKTFKQLARIAGAARSAEGLYVQRELKRKSLEEWVPRLAGMTEAERAELPGVSEGRAGQLLAGALVAEAAMDLFGVERLEICPWALREGVILRHLDHMESV, via the coding sequence ATGAGACTCGGTGTCCTCGACGTGGGATCGAACACGGTGCATCTGCTCGTGGTGGACGCGCATTCCGGCGCGTGCCCGTTGCCCGCGCACTCGCACAAGGCGGAACTGCGCCTCGCCCAGCTCCTCGACGACGACGGCGCGATCGGCCCCCAGGGCGTCGACCGGCTGGTCTCGGTCGTCCAGGAGTCGCTCCAGGCAGCCGAGGACAAGGGCGTCGAGGACCTCCTGACGTTCGCCACCTCCGCCGTGCGCGAGGCCCGCAACGCCGACGACGTCCTGGCGCGCGTGCGCACCGAGACCGGCGTCGAGCTCCAGGTCCTCACCGGCGAGGAGGAGGCCCGTCTCACCTTCCTCGCCGCCCGCCGATGGTTCGGCTGGTCGGCCGGGAAACTGCTGGTCCTGGACATCGGTGGCGGCTCCCTGGAGATCGCCTACGGCATCGACGAGGAGCCCGACGCGGCCGCGTCCCTGCCGCTGGGTGCCGGCCGCCTCACCGCCGGGTGGCTGCCCGGCGACCCGCCCGCCCCGGACGACGTGCGGGCCCTGCGCCGCCACGTCCGGACCGAGGTCGCCCGCACGGTCGGCGAGTTCAGCCGCTTCGGCCCGCCCGATCGCGTCGTCGCCACGTCCAAGACCTTCAAGCAGCTCGCCCGCATCGCGGGAGCCGCCCGCTCCGCCGAGGGCCTCTACGTCCAGCGCGAACTCAAGCGGAAGTCCCTGGAGGAATGGGTCCCGAGGCTGGCCGGCATGACGGAGGCGGAACGGGCCGAGCTCCCGGGCGTCTCGGAGGGCAGGGCGGGCCAGCTGCTGGCGGGGGCCCTCGTGGCCGAGGCCGCGATGGACCTCTTCGGCGTGGAGCGCCTGGAAATCTGCCCGTGGGCGCTCAGGGAGGGCGTGATCCTGCGTCACCTGGATCACATGGAGTCGGTGTAG
- the ilvD gene encoding dihydroxy-acid dehydratase yields the protein MPELRSRTVTHGRNMAGARALMRASGVPGADIGRKPIIAVANSFTEFVPGHTHLQPVGRIVSEAIVEAGGIPREFNTIAVDDGIAMGHGGMLYSLPSRDLIADSVEYMVEAHCADALICISNCDKITPGMLNAALRLNIPTVFVSGGPMESGRATLVDGTVRTLDLVDAISDAVNDKISDEDILRIEENACPTCGSCSGMFTANSMNCLTEAIGLSLPGNGSVLATHTARKKLYVDAANTVMDITRRYYEQDDDTVLPRNVATFAAFENAMALDIAMGGSTNTILHLLAAAQEAGVPFGLEEIDAVSRRVPCLAKVAPNVAKDRTYYMEDVHRAGGIPALLGELHRGGLLNEDVHAVHSPSLADWMKTWDVRGGSPSPEAIELWHAAPGCVRSAEAFSQSERWEALDEDAEGGCIRSVEHAYSKDGGLAVLKGNLAVDGCVVKTAGVDESIWTFEGPAVVCESQEEAVEKILLKQIKEGDVVVIRYEGPKGGPGMQEMLYPTSYLKGRGLGKSCALITDGRFSGGTSGLSIGHASPEAAGGGTIALVEDGDRIRIDIPNRSIELLVDDAELARREQALNGVYAPKNRDRKVSAALRAYAAMATSADKGAVRDVTMLG from the coding sequence ATGCCCGAGCTGAGGTCCCGCACAGTCACCCACGGCCGCAACATGGCGGGCGCCCGCGCCCTTATGCGCGCCTCCGGTGTACCGGGTGCGGACATCGGCCGCAAGCCGATCATCGCGGTCGCCAACAGCTTCACGGAGTTCGTGCCGGGCCACACCCACCTCCAGCCGGTCGGCCGGATCGTCAGCGAGGCGATCGTCGAGGCCGGCGGCATCCCGCGCGAGTTCAACACGATCGCCGTCGACGACGGCATCGCGATGGGCCACGGCGGCATGCTCTACAGCCTCCCCTCCCGCGACCTGATCGCGGACAGCGTGGAGTACATGGTCGAGGCCCACTGCGCCGACGCCCTGATCTGCATCTCCAACTGCGACAAGATCACGCCGGGCATGCTCAACGCCGCCCTGCGCCTGAACATCCCGACGGTCTTCGTCTCCGGCGGCCCGATGGAGTCCGGCCGGGCCACGCTCGTCGACGGCACGGTCCGCACCCTCGACCTGGTCGACGCGATCTCCGACGCCGTCAACGACAAGATCTCGGACGAGGACATCCTCCGTATCGAGGAGAACGCCTGTCCGACCTGCGGCTCGTGTTCGGGCATGTTCACCGCCAACTCGATGAACTGCCTCACCGAGGCCATCGGCCTCTCCCTCCCGGGCAACGGCTCGGTCCTGGCCACCCACACGGCCCGCAAGAAGCTGTACGTCGACGCGGCCAACACGGTCATGGACATCACCCGCCGCTACTACGAGCAGGACGACGACACGGTCCTGCCGCGCAACGTCGCCACGTTCGCGGCCTTCGAGAACGCCATGGCCCTCGACATCGCGATGGGCGGCTCGACCAACACGATCCTGCACCTGCTGGCCGCGGCCCAGGAGGCCGGCGTCCCCTTCGGCCTGGAGGAGATCGACGCGGTCTCCCGCCGGGTCCCCTGCCTGGCCAAGGTGGCGCCGAACGTCGCCAAGGACCGCACGTACTACATGGAGGACGTGCACCGCGCCGGTGGCATCCCCGCCCTGCTCGGCGAGCTGCACCGCGGGGGTCTGCTCAACGAGGACGTGCACGCGGTCCACAGCCCGTCCCTGGCCGACTGGATGAAGACCTGGGACGTGCGCGGCGGCTCCCCGTCCCCCGAGGCGATCGAGCTGTGGCACGCGGCCCCCGGCTGCGTCCGCTCCGCCGAGGCCTTCTCCCAGTCCGAGCGCTGGGAGGCCCTCGACGAGGACGCCGAGGGCGGCTGCATCCGCTCCGTCGAGCACGCGTACTCCAAGGACGGCGGCCTCGCGGTCCTCAAGGGCAACCTCGCGGTCGACGGCTGTGTGGTGAAGACGGCCGGCGTCGACGAGTCGATCTGGACCTTCGAGGGTCCGGCGGTCGTCTGCGAGTCGCAGGAGGAGGCCGTCGAGAAGATCCTGCTGAAGCAGATCAAGGAGGGCGACGTCGTCGTCATCCGCTACGAGGGCCCCAAGGGCGGCCCCGGCATGCAGGAGATGCTCTACCCGACCTCGTACCTGAAGGGCCGCGGCCTCGGCAAGTCCTGCGCCCTGATCACCGACGGCCGCTTCTCCGGCGGCACGTCCGGCCTCTCCATCGGGCACGCCTCGCCCGAGGCGGCCGGCGGCGGCACCATCGCCCTCGTCGAGGACGGCGACCGCATCCGCATCGACATCCCGAACCGCTCCATCGAGCTCCTCGTCGACGACGCCGAGCTGGCCCGCCGCGAGCAGGCGCTGAACGGCGTGTACGCACCGAAGAACCGCGACCGCAAGGTCTCGGCGGCGCTGCGGGCCTACGCGGCGATGGCGACCAGCGCGGACAAGGGCGCCGTGCGCGACGTGACGATGCTGGGCTGA
- a CDS encoding EamA/RhaT family transporter, whose amino-acid sequence MSDEPGIPATPAGSTGGPVGPHPEPIRFFGTTWLNHDNGYTARRIGVALGSLATAVVSCLVLRLAYQGLRIAAIGSFVTLLMVVMFAICSALAFRHTWGGFTRRPDPDRQASLRSLLTIGFVGSLLAYFFRSLTEAPGEKLQREEYEAARRHHAKRTTRRSGNPSKKRRRA is encoded by the coding sequence GTGAGCGACGAACCCGGCATCCCGGCCACCCCCGCGGGCTCGACGGGCGGCCCCGTCGGCCCCCACCCCGAACCCATCCGCTTCTTCGGCACGACCTGGCTGAACCACGACAACGGCTACACGGCCCGCCGCATCGGCGTCGCCCTCGGCTCGCTGGCCACCGCGGTCGTCTCCTGCCTCGTCCTCCGCCTCGCCTACCAGGGCCTCCGGATCGCCGCGATCGGCAGCTTCGTCACACTGCTCATGGTCGTGATGTTCGCGATCTGCAGTGCGCTGGCCTTCCGCCACACCTGGGGCGGCTTCACCCGCCGCCCCGACCCCGACCGCCAGGCGTCCCTCCGCTCCCTCCTGACCATCGGTTTCGTCGGCTCCCTCCTCGCGTACTTCTTCCGTTCCCTCACCGAGGCCCCCGGCGAAAAGCTCCAGCGCGAGGAGTACGAGGCAGCCCGCAGGCACCACGCGAAGCGCACGACCCGCCGCTCGGGCAACCCGTCGAAAAAGCGCCGCCGCGCATAG
- a CDS encoding ABC transporter permease, which translates to MTTPTPTPPRALNASRTTATATRVLRQLAHDPRTIALLILIPCVMLLLLRYVFDGSPRTFDSIGASLLGIFPLITMFLVTSIATLRERTSGTLERLLAMPLGKGDLIAGYALAFGTLAIIQSALATGLAVWILGLDVTGSPWLLLLVALLDALLGTALGLFVSAFAASEFQAVQFMPAVIFPQLLLCGLFTPRDNMHPVLEAVSAALPMSYAVDGMNEVLRHTDMTATFVRDTLVVAGCALLVLALGAATLRRRTS; encoded by the coding sequence ATGACGACCCCCACGCCCACCCCACCGAGGGCCCTGAACGCCTCCCGCACCACCGCCACAGCAACCCGCGTCCTGCGCCAGCTCGCCCACGACCCGCGCACCATCGCACTGCTGATCCTCATCCCGTGCGTGATGCTGCTCCTGCTGCGCTACGTCTTCGACGGCAGCCCGCGCACCTTCGACAGCATCGGCGCGTCCCTGCTCGGGATCTTCCCGCTGATCACGATGTTCCTGGTGACCTCCATCGCCACCCTGCGCGAACGCACCTCGGGCACCCTCGAACGCCTCCTCGCCATGCCCCTCGGCAAGGGCGACCTCATCGCCGGCTACGCCCTGGCCTTCGGCACCCTCGCGATCATCCAGTCCGCCCTGGCCACCGGCCTCGCGGTCTGGATCCTCGGCCTCGACGTCACCGGCAGCCCCTGGCTCCTCCTCCTGGTGGCCCTCCTCGACGCACTCCTCGGCACGGCCCTCGGCCTCTTCGTCTCGGCCTTCGCGGCGTCGGAATTCCAGGCCGTCCAGTTCATGCCGGCGGTGATCTTCCCCCAGCTGCTCCTCTGCGGCCTGTTCACACCCCGCGACAACATGCACCCGGTCCTGGAGGCCGTCTCCGCCGCCCTCCCCATGTCCTACGCGGTGGACGGCATGAACGAGGTCCTCCGCCACACGGACATGACCGCCACGTTCGTACGCGACACCCTGGTGGTCGCCGGCTGCGCCCTGCTGGTCCTGGCCCTGGGCGCGGCGACACTACGCCGCAGGACCTCATAA
- a CDS encoding sugar phosphate isomerase/epimerase family protein: MAEPAVRIPDAKVALSTASVYPESTATAFEIAARLGYDGVEVMVWTDPVSQDIEALRRLSDYHQIPVLAVHAPCLLITQRVWSTDPWTKLQRARAAAEKLDASTVVVHPPFRWQRQYARDFVAGIWRMANETDVRFAVENMYPWRYRDREMLAYAPDWDVTKDDYRHFTIDLSHTATARSDALDMVDRMGDRLGHVHLADGRGSAKDEHLVPGRGTQPCAEVLERLALTGFDGHVVIEVNTRRAMSSAEREADLAEALAFTRLHLASAAKVPRR, translated from the coding sequence ATGGCAGAGCCAGCCGTAAGGATCCCGGACGCGAAGGTCGCACTCTCGACGGCCTCGGTCTACCCGGAGTCGACGGCCACGGCCTTCGAGATCGCCGCGCGCCTCGGCTACGACGGCGTCGAGGTCATGGTCTGGACCGACCCCGTGAGCCAGGACATCGAGGCCCTGCGCAGACTCAGCGACTACCACCAGATCCCGGTCCTGGCCGTGCACGCCCCCTGCCTGCTCATCACGCAGCGCGTCTGGTCCACGGACCCCTGGACCAAGCTCCAGCGGGCCCGCGCGGCGGCCGAGAAGCTCGACGCGAGCACCGTCGTCGTCCACCCGCCCTTCCGCTGGCAGCGCCAGTACGCCAGGGACTTCGTCGCGGGCATCTGGCGCATGGCGAACGAGACGGACGTACGGTTCGCCGTCGAGAACATGTACCCCTGGCGCTACCGCGACCGCGAGATGCTCGCGTACGCCCCCGACTGGGACGTGACGAAGGACGACTACCGCCACTTCACGATCGACCTCAGCCACACCGCGACGGCCCGCAGCGACGCGCTGGACATGGTCGACCGCATGGGCGACCGCCTGGGCCACGTCCACCTCGCCGACGGCAGGGGCTCGGCCAAGGACGAGCACCTCGTGCCCGGCCGCGGCACCCAGCCCTGCGCCGAGGTGCTGGAGCGGCTCGCCCTGACCGGCTTCGACGGGCACGTCGTCATCGAGGTCAACACCCGCCGCGCCATGTCGAGCGCGGAGCGCGAGGCCGACCTGGCGGAGGCGCTGGCCTTCACACGCCTGCACCTGGCCTCGGCGGCGAAGGTGCCGAGGCGATGA
- a CDS encoding serine/threonine-protein kinase produces the protein MAPQRNTGAGAEAELPEYAGHYRLESCLGSGGMGVVHLARSTSGMKLAVKVVHAEFARDPEFRGRFRQEVGAARRVSGAFTAPVVDADPEADRPWMATLFIPGPTLAQQVKRNGPMAPAQLRRLMAGLAEALRDIHRVGVVHRDLKPSNVLLAEDGPKVIDFGISRPKDSELRTETGKLIGTPPFMAPEQFRRPREVGPAADIFALGSVMVHAATGRGPFDSDSPYVVAYQVVHDEPDLAGVPEELAPLVVRCLAKEPEDRPTPDELMRELRSVAASYDTQAFIPAQRTAETPRPPSRTEEEPRRRAGRRLGKRAVLGAGALGLAVIGALVLVRSPGGDGGAPQNTAPRTTSAAWSAWEATPASKKNAPQCSYGARRLLCSQPGVVFALDPADGHLLWRHAVAEAPVSGPPVLSGGLVQPSSGQVGRLEALDPASGKARWQRNMPAYVGMESTGGMLLLTGADGTVTGVDSASGDTRWSHRIPGHKAPYFAAFTGDPLAYATSALDDGSGTRVTAVDPDTGEVRWDARLEGALKPLGTVGGSVVFVSLDEVYGDAKAVVRYNPDSRTRRRVPLKVPLQQAHGAVRGNLVHLMGTGGSLVTVDMDAQRQRWSLETGVLRGSTPVGDGRYVYVSTPDGRLLAVDARHGQLVGQTPSRLGSDADRVPAALPRPVIVEGRVYATAPQGTVFAVNGRDPSAW, from the coding sequence ATGGCGCCACAGCGAAACACCGGAGCGGGCGCGGAAGCGGAACTTCCCGAATACGCCGGTCACTACCGTCTGGAGTCGTGCCTCGGCTCGGGTGGCATGGGTGTCGTGCATCTGGCCCGGAGCACGTCCGGGATGAAGCTCGCGGTGAAGGTCGTGCACGCCGAGTTCGCCAGGGACCCCGAGTTCAGGGGGCGATTCCGGCAGGAGGTGGGCGCGGCTCGGCGGGTCAGCGGCGCCTTCACCGCGCCTGTCGTCGATGCCGACCCGGAGGCCGATCGGCCGTGGATGGCCACGCTGTTCATCCCGGGTCCGACACTGGCCCAGCAGGTGAAGCGGAACGGCCCCATGGCCCCGGCCCAGTTGCGTCGGCTGATGGCCGGGCTCGCGGAGGCGCTGCGCGACATCCACCGTGTCGGGGTCGTGCACCGGGACCTGAAGCCGAGCAACGTCCTGCTCGCCGAGGACGGCCCGAAGGTCATCGACTTCGGCATTTCCCGGCCAAAGGACAGTGAACTGCGGACCGAGACCGGGAAGTTGATCGGTACGCCGCCCTTCATGGCGCCCGAGCAGTTCCGGCGGCCACGGGAGGTCGGTCCGGCCGCCGACATCTTCGCCCTCGGGTCGGTGATGGTGCACGCGGCCACGGGGCGTGGGCCGTTCGACTCCGACAGCCCGTACGTCGTCGCCTACCAGGTCGTGCACGATGAGCCCGACCTGGCCGGCGTACCGGAGGAGCTCGCACCGCTCGTGGTGCGGTGTCTGGCCAAGGAGCCGGAGGACCGGCCGACACCGGACGAGTTGATGCGGGAGCTGCGGTCGGTCGCCGCCTCGTACGACACGCAGGCGTTCATACCGGCGCAGCGGACCGCAGAGACGCCGAGGCCGCCGTCCCGCACCGAGGAGGAGCCTCGTCGCCGTGCCGGAAGACGCCTCGGCAAGCGGGCGGTCCTCGGAGCCGGGGCGCTCGGCCTGGCCGTGATCGGCGCTCTGGTCCTGGTCCGGTCGCCCGGCGGTGACGGCGGGGCTCCGCAGAACACCGCCCCGCGGACCACGTCTGCCGCCTGGAGTGCGTGGGAGGCGACCCCGGCGTCCAAGAAGAACGCGCCCCAATGCTCCTACGGGGCACGCCGGTTGCTCTGTTCCCAGCCCGGGGTGGTCTTCGCCCTCGATCCGGCCGACGGCCATCTGCTGTGGCGGCACGCCGTCGCCGAGGCACCCGTGAGCGGACCGCCGGTCCTGTCGGGTGGGCTCGTGCAGCCCTCATCAGGCCAGGTCGGACGCCTGGAGGCGCTCGATCCCGCCTCGGGCAAGGCACGTTGGCAGCGGAACATGCCCGCGTACGTCGGCATGGAGTCCACCGGAGGCATGCTTCTGCTCACCGGCGCCGACGGGACGGTCACCGGCGTGGACAGCGCCTCCGGTGACACGCGGTGGAGCCACCGGATACCCGGTCACAAAGCGCCGTACTTCGCCGCCTTCACCGGTGACCCGCTGGCCTACGCGACGAGCGCTTTGGACGACGGGTCGGGCACGCGGGTCACCGCGGTGGATCCCGACACGGGTGAGGTGCGGTGGGACGCACGGCTGGAAGGGGCGCTGAAGCCCCTCGGCACGGTGGGCGGGTCCGTCGTCTTCGTGTCCCTCGACGAGGTCTACGGGGATGCGAAGGCCGTGGTCCGCTACAACCCGGACTCCAGGACGAGGCGGCGCGTGCCCCTGAAAGTCCCTCTCCAGCAGGCCCATGGCGCCGTGCGCGGGAACCTCGTGCACCTCATGGGGACCGGCGGATCGCTGGTGACCGTCGACATGGACGCGCAAAGACAGCGCTGGAGCCTGGAAACCGGCGTCCTCCGCGGCTCCACCCCGGTCGGCGACGGCCGGTACGTGTACGTCTCCACGCCGGACGGCCGTCTCCTGGCCGTCGACGCCCGCCACGGACAACTCGTCGGGCAGACGCCCTCCCGGCTCGGCTCCGACGCGGACCGGGTCCCGGCCGCCCTGCCCCGGCCCGTGATCGTGGAGGGCCGCGTCTACGCCACCGCCCCCCAAGGCACCGTCTTCGCCGTGAACGGGCGCGATCCGTCGGCCTGGTAG
- a CDS encoding ABC transporter ATP-binding protein, producing the protein MVNNAPGPPRPSTTTEPAAVHAEHLTVARGPRKVLRNLGFTVPRGQITGLLGPSGCGKSTLMRAIVGTQAKVTGTLDVLGHPAGHPTLRTRIGYVTQAPSVYDDLTVRQNLDYFAAILDPGRPAAERRHDNVTRAIADVDLTTHADALAGNLSGGQRSRVSLAVALLGTPELLVLDEPTVGLDPVLRRDLWTLFHDIAASRGATLLVSSHVMDEAERCHRLLLMREGELLADDTPAALRTRTGAATVEEAFLHLVDEAKAAARTKETTR; encoded by the coding sequence ATGGTGAATAATGCTCCTGGTCCGCCACGCCCCAGCACCACCACGGAACCGGCAGCCGTCCACGCCGAGCACCTCACCGTCGCCCGAGGCCCCCGCAAGGTCCTCCGCAACCTCGGCTTCACCGTCCCCCGAGGGCAGATCACCGGCCTCCTCGGCCCCTCCGGCTGCGGCAAGTCCACCCTCATGCGCGCCATCGTCGGCACCCAGGCCAAGGTCACCGGCACCCTGGACGTCCTCGGCCACCCCGCCGGCCACCCCACCCTCCGCACCCGCATCGGCTACGTCACCCAGGCCCCGTCCGTCTACGACGACCTGACGGTCCGACAGAACCTCGACTACTTCGCCGCGATACTCGACCCCGGCCGGCCCGCCGCCGAACGCCGCCACGACAACGTCACCCGCGCGATAGCCGACGTCGACCTCACCACCCACGCCGACGCCCTGGCCGGCAACCTCTCCGGCGGCCAGCGCAGCCGCGTCTCCCTGGCCGTAGCCCTCCTCGGCACTCCCGAACTCCTGGTCCTCGACGAACCGACCGTCGGCCTCGACCCGGTCCTGCGCCGCGACCTGTGGACCCTCTTCCACGACATCGCGGCGAGCCGCGGCGCGACACTCCTCGTCTCCTCCCACGTCATGGACGAGGCAGAACGCTGCCACCGCCTCCTCCTCATGCGCGAGGGCGAGCTCCTCGCCGACGACACCCCGGCGGCCCTGCGCACCCGCACCGGCGCGGCGACGGTCGAGGAGGCCTTCCTGCACCTGGTGGACGAGGCAAAGGCGGCAGCCCGCACAAAGGAGACGACGCGATGA
- a CDS encoding SH3 domain-containing protein codes for MSVDRVEEVEGGDGGEAVATMGASALRYYSVAPGVRLNVRSGPGTGYTVVRVLPEGAKVPIFCQAPGTTVSGPYGTSNIWDNIDNGEYVSDSYVNTGSDGYIRPRCS; via the coding sequence ATGTCTGTTGACCGTGTGGAAGAGGTCGAGGGCGGGGACGGCGGCGAGGCCGTCGCCACGATGGGGGCATCGGCCCTGCGCTATTACTCGGTCGCACCGGGTGTCCGGCTGAACGTCCGCAGCGGCCCCGGCACCGGCTACACCGTCGTCCGCGTCCTGCCCGAAGGAGCCAAGGTGCCGATCTTCTGCCAGGCGCCGGGCACGACGGTGAGCGGCCCGTACGGCACGTCGAACATCTGGGACAACATCGACAACGGCGAGTACGTCTCCGACTCCTACGTGAACACCGGCAGCGACGGCTACATCCGCCCGCGCTGCTCCTGA
- a CDS encoding SH3 domain-containing protein, giving the protein MTSRKRRSLLLAGAAGAFLMVTAPTAEAATYYPVAPGHRVNVRSGPGTSYPIVRVLPEGARVPIHCQTPGTTVSGPYGTSNIWDSIDNGEFISDTYVKTGSDGYVAPRCG; this is encoded by the coding sequence ATGACTTCCCGCAAACGCAGATCCCTCCTGCTCGCAGGCGCCGCAGGAGCCTTTCTCATGGTGACGGCCCCGACGGCCGAGGCGGCGACCTACTACCCGGTCGCGCCGGGCCACCGCGTCAACGTCCGCAGCGGACCCGGTACGAGCTACCCCATCGTGAGGGTTCTGCCCGAGGGGGCCAGGGTGCCGATCCACTGCCAGACGCCGGGGACGACGGTGAGCGGCCCGTACGGCACGTCGAACATCTGGGACAGCATCGACAACGGCGAGTTCATCTCCGACACGTACGTCAAAACGGGCAGCGACGGCTACGTCGCCCCCCGCTGCGGCTGA
- a CDS encoding TetR/AcrR family transcriptional regulator, which translates to MNDLPPGGPPAGTGITARRRGRPPRTESADTRDRILTAARDEFSERGYEKTSVRGIAKAAGVDSALVHHYFGTKEQVFEAAITQAFGPALQAPKAIEEGPLDGVGERLARFFFGVWENPATRAPLLAIVRSAVTNETAATVFRRIVATQVLRRIAGRLDLPDAELRAELAAAQLVGTAMLRYVIKVEPLASADPERIIARLAPVVQEHLTGP; encoded by the coding sequence ATGAACGACCTGCCCCCAGGCGGGCCCCCGGCCGGCACCGGGATCACCGCCCGCCGCCGGGGCCGCCCTCCGCGCACGGAGTCGGCCGACACCCGGGACCGCATCCTCACCGCCGCCCGCGACGAGTTCTCCGAGCGCGGCTACGAGAAGACGTCCGTGCGCGGCATCGCCAAGGCGGCCGGGGTCGACTCGGCGCTCGTGCACCACTATTTCGGGACGAAGGAGCAGGTCTTCGAGGCGGCGATCACCCAGGCCTTCGGTCCCGCCCTGCAGGCACCGAAGGCCATCGAGGAGGGCCCGCTCGACGGCGTGGGGGAGCGTCTGGCCCGCTTCTTCTTCGGCGTCTGGGAGAACCCGGCGACCCGTGCGCCCCTGCTCGCCATCGTCCGCTCCGCCGTCACCAACGAAACGGCGGCCACCGTCTTCCGCCGCATCGTCGCCACCCAGGTGCTGCGCCGCATCGCGGGGCGACTGGACCTGCCGGACGCCGAGCTGCGGGCCGAGCTCGCCGCCGCCCAGCTCGTGGGCACCGCGATGCTGCGGTACGTCATCAAGGTCGAGCCGCTGGCCTCGGCGGACCCCGAGCGGATCATCGCGCGGCTGGCACCGGTCGTCCAGGAACACCTGACCGGACCGTAA